One Scyliorhinus canicula chromosome 12, sScyCan1.1, whole genome shotgun sequence genomic region harbors:
- the mex3b gene encoding RNA-binding protein MEX3B, whose protein sequence is MPSSLFTDMERNPGGSSNNNNGGGETLDDQRALQIALDQLSLLGLDNDENSIYDNEPRKKSVNMTECVPVPSSEHVAEIVGRQGCKIKALRAKTNTYIKTPVRGEEPVFVVTGRKEDVAMARREIISAAEHFSMIRASRNKNTALNGAAPGPPNLPGQTSIQVRVPYRVVGLVVGPKGATIKRIQQQTHTYIVTPSRDKEPVFEVTGMPENVDRAREEIEAHIAMRTGGLIELTDDNDFHANGTDVGFELGGPGSLWNKPSPGRKPFSTYRNDSSSSLGSTSTDSYFSPAGRLADYSPPAHFPANGVNGNGSFVYGGGGGGGEPLAATLPGESERDLGFESPSFDPAPAPPPSTIIWSQFERPNPPGASSNGGSSAQQRRANSVGSAGAPPPRLSPPPPPPLPPPPLQVNGTAAEHHPLARRVRSDPLHGVPSAIGLVPFTNGGIPAAALPGGGHLAGGVPGVPSGSCSSSSSSSSSSSSSSSSMRRKGSRDCLMCLESEVIAALVPCGHNLFCMDCANRICETSEPECPVCRKAVTQAIRIFS, encoded by the exons ATGCCGAGCTCTCTCTTCACCGACATGGAGCGGAACCCCGGCGGCAGCAGCAACAATAACAACGGAGGAGGAGAGACGCTGGATGACCAGAGAGCGCTGCAGATCGCCCTGGATCAGCTCTCGCTGCTCGGTCTGGACAACGACGAGAACTCCATTTACGACAACGAGCCGAGGAAGAAGAGCGTCAACATGACCGAGTGCGTGCCCGTGCCCAGCTCGGAGCATGTCGCAGAGATCGTGGGGAGACAAG GTTGCAAAATCAAAGCTTTGCGGGCAAAGACTAACACCTACATCAAGACTCCGGTGCGCGGGGAGGAGCCAGTCTTCGTTGTGACCGGTCGCAAGGAGGATGTGGCCATGGCCAGGCGGGAGATTATCTCGGCGGCCGAGCACTTCTCCATGATCCGAGCTTCCCGCAACAAGAACACGGCGCTGAACGGCGCGGCGCCGGGGCCTCCCAACCTGCCCGGCCAGACCAGCATCCAGGTGCGAGTCCCTTACCgggtggtggggctggtggtggggCCCAAGGGGGCGACCATCAAGCGGATCCAGCAGCAGACACACACTTACATCGTCACCCCGAGCCGGGACAAGGAGCCCGTCTTCGAGGTGACCGGGATGCCCGAGAATGTGGACCGGGCCAGGGAGGAGATCGAAGCTCACATCGCCATGAGGACGGGCGGTCTGATCGAGCTGACGGACGACAACGACTTCCACGCCAACGGCACCGACGTGGGTTTCGAGCTGGGCGGCCCGGGCAGCCTGTGGAACAAACCGAGCCCCGGGCGGAAACCCTTCTCCACTTACCGCAACGACAGCTCCAGCTCGCTGGGCAGCACGTCCACCGACTCTTACTTCAGCCCCGCCGGCCGCCTGGCCGACTACAGTCCCCCCGCCCACTTTCCCGCCAACGGGGTCAACGGCAACGGCAGCTTCGTCTACGGCGGGGGTGGCGGCGGCGGGgagcccctagccgccaccctgCCCGGGGAAAGCGAGCGGGATCTGGGCTTCGAGTCTCCCAGCTTCGACCCGGCCCCCGCGCCCCCGCCCTCCACCATCATCTGGTCCCAGTTCGAGCGCCCCAATCCGCCCGGCGCTTCCAGCAACGGCGGATCCTCGGCGCAGCAGCGGCGGGCCAACAGCGTAGGCTCGGCGGGCGCCCCGCCGCCCCGGctctccccaccaccgccaccccctctccctcctcctccgctGCAGGTGAACGGAACCGCCGCTGAGCACCATCCGCTCGCCCGCCGGGTGCGCAGCGACCCTCTCCACGGCGTCCCTTCGGCGATCGGCCTGGTCCCTTTCACCAACGGCGGGATCCCCGCCGCCGCACTGCCCGGCGGCGGCCACCTCGCTGGCGGGGTTCCCGGCGTGCCCAGTGGCTCCTGCTCGtcgtcctcctcctcttcctcctcctcctcctcgtcctcctccagcatgAGACGGAAAGGTAGCCGAGACTGCCTGATGTGTTTGGAGAGCGAGGTGATCGCTGCCCTGGTCCCCTGTGGCCACAACCTCTTCTGCATGGATTGTGCGAACAGGATCTGTGAGACGAGTGAGCCTGAATGCCCTGTCTGTCGCAAAGCTGTAACTCAGGCTATACGCatattttcttaa